AACGAAAATACTCGTACGATTAAGGAATCATACGAGTTTCATGCTGCAACATGTTCACTTCACACAAAATTCCGAAATGTCCGAGTATGCAAGGAAGTCTCAAATCACAAACAATATCAACCTAGTACGTACATGCACGAGCCAAATGCGAGGCAGGCATTAATGCCATGACAGTCGCCTGGCTGacatttttttttgcggggggctGGCTGACATGCCCTGCTGCCTATCCATCACCCAATTAAGTCCAAACCAACCTCTGCCAGGCAACCTACGCCCCGTCCCTGTCCTCCGACCGCCCCAACCCATACCTTTTCCTCTCCAAACAGACACCCAAACAGCCATAGTTGTTGGCAGTGGCAGGGGAACAAGTTGAACAACACCCATGCGGTCGACCAAGTTTTCGATCAGTTCCGTTGGGCTCGATCTTTCTGGGTGGATTCAGGTCTAGGATCAAAAACTCCATCGTGTGTGGTCACGCTGTTGCACGTCTAACGTGCAAGCAACGTGAGCCGTCGATCGATGTCTCTGCATAACCACACAATGGCGAAAGGTTTCCTCCGAGATGTGCTGGACGAATACGACTACTGTTATACTAGCCTGCTATATATTCATGCAGCTCTCGAGGAGAATAAGATGAAAGCCATCACGGTGAAAGTGAACGTTAGGAAACATTCGCCTCAAAGAATTCTTAGTAAGAAGAGGAACATACTACTGTAGTAATACGATCCACTTGGCGCCATGGATCTGGGAGAGCGACTCGGACCACACGACGCTCTGCGGCGAGGTTAAAACCAACCAGTGGTCCGTGCCTGCCTGTTTTTGTCTACCCCGTACGCACGTATACTTACTCCGTCGCACACAGCAGACTTAGTCAAGAAGCATACGCTTGGCAGGGACGACATTATGGCCACCCCTAACCGCCACCTTCCCCGCCACCGTGAGCGCCATCAATGCCGTCCTCGCCCCGCCTTAAATCCCTCCTCCtaccccctcccctccctccctccctccatcgCACATTGCCTGCTTACTGGCTCCCCGCCATTGCTGACCAGCGACCGCAACCACCACCTTCCCGCCACTATATACACACTCCCTTGCGCGCGCTGACGCAGTGACAAATCGCACGGGCGGCGCGCGGCCTAGCTGTATTGCACTGTCCACCACCGCCAGCGTCAAATATCTCCGGCGAGAGCTTCAGCGATATTTATTTCCGGAGAGCTTgccgggaagggggaggaggaggagcggcggcggcggcggcatggtgtTCTTCTGCTTCCTGGTGGACCAGCGGCGGAAGGTGCGGAGCAGCAAGCCGGCGGCGGGGATCTGCTCGCGCTGCGGCGGCTGCGCCAGCGTGGCGGACATGGAGACGGCCACGCGGCTCTGCTACCTCCTCACCGTGCACCGCGTCACCTGGCGCGCCATCATCTGCACCTTCTGCGGCGCCATGCTCAAGTCCTACCGCCACTACCGCCTCTACTAGGCCGGCGGCCACCGTCTCCACCCGCGTCCCGTTTCCTGACGGCCGGTGCAGCGTGCATGTGCCAGCTAGTTTTGTTTGCTCTGCTTATTAATTTGTGTTTAAGGCGTGCTCTCTAGCTAGCTTGGAGATTGTTGCACTGGATGGATTCTTGTTATCTTATGTACATATGTTATGCAAGGTTGGATTACCTTCTCTTCTAAATTGGTATCTCCGTCCGTGGAGGCCAATAGGATTACTATTTAGTAGTACTACGATCTCATGCAAGAGAGAAGGGAGAAGTGTGAGGATCTTTGTTATCCATCCCTAATTAGCTCCTCTTGTAATAGTAGTATGGATGTTCATacatttcccctctcctctccacgGCATTAACGTGTGATTTGATTCCTCACACTTTTCAccttcttcttttttgttgttgagaaaatcacaccTTTCATCTGACAAGGCCCTGTTGTCTGCTACTGCTATGAGATATTTCGAAATAAACAAGGACGGGATGTATTTGTGTTGTGTTGTTGGTAGATTTTTTCCCGTCAATTCCCGCGAAAAAATATATTCTGTCAAAACTTCGGTCCGCTGGAGGGGAAAGCTACTGTACAGTATTTGAAAATTGAAACCCCATGGCAGGCCGACCACCAGCAGATGGGCATTAACTAATGTGCATGGCATACGAGGACATATGACACATGGATGTGGACAGCCCATACCAAACTACTCCTACTCTGGTGTAAATTTCGTTGGCCCACGATGTACAATGTCTGCGCCAGCTAGCTGGTGTCTGTTGAAGGAAGTGATTTACAAGTCGCCATAGCCCAGATGCCGTCGACAGGCCATTTCTACGGTCATGGTAATTAAGCACTCGGCACAGTGCACATGTGCAATCAGCGAGTACTCTTCAGGAAGCCCGCAAGGGTCACTTTTGATGGACTGGGAGCGCGTCATTTGGCAtgctctcagccgccgccacgtATTGCGATCAGAATGCTTTCTCTggatcttttatttttatttttctgtacgCGTTTTTAACATTTAGATGGATTTTTTGATTTTTCGGCTTTTCGGTTTTCCACCTGTTTTGGCACAAAAAAACCCccgctatttttcttctgcggaagCCATAGATTTACTTCTTCCGGAGGCACGGATTTCCTTCCGCGATAAAAAAAagcatttttctttcttttttcttccacAAGAGGCATAGATTTGCTTCCGCAAGATGCATACGTGTGCCTCTCGGaaaaggagaaaaatatttttttcggttttttcttctttttatgagCGGCGCAAATTATTTCTCATGTAGGTACGAATTTTTTTCCGCGAGATGCACAGTCGTGTCTTTCAGAAAAGGGGAAaacacccttttttccttctacaaGAGGCATAGATCTATTTCTCAGGAAGGCATGGATTTGTAGTCGTTCCTCTTGAAAAACGAAAATAAAGGAGGGTTTTCTTTCTTCCGTGAGAGGCGCATCTCTCGGAAAAGGGAAAATGTGTTTTTTTCATTCCATGAAAGACACAAATTTACTTCTCATGGAGGCACGGAtctgctttcgcgagaggcatagtCGTGCCTttcgaagaagaaaaaaagaacaccttttttttcttccgtgagaggaaCATATCTACTTCTTGTGGAGGCATGGATTTGCAGTCGTGCCTCTCGAAAAATAAAAAAGCGTGTTTTTCTAAAAGAAACCTATTTTTTCATTCCATGAGAGACACATATtcacttctcgtggaggcacggatttgcttctgcgagaggcacaatcgtgtcttttgaaaaaaaaaagaaaaaacgtgttttttttatttttttccacgAGAGGTATAGATTTGCTTCTCATGAAGGCAATGATTTGCTTCCGTGAGAAGCACAATTGTACCTTTTCAGATAATGGAAAAACGTGCTCCCGGTTCGAGTTTTCTGGAAAAAGTTCTCATGCCCCGCTGCCGCTACTGCTGGAAAGCCTTTGGATCCCCTACAGGACTGCCATTAGCCCCTACAAAGAGTCAAAATAAGCCAAAATAAGATACAGAAAGTGTTGAGACATCGAGACCTATCAACATGatatctaattttgaagatctcaaGACAAGGAATCTAACGGTGAAAACAGTTCAAggtttggacgcacggtttaagagataaaacgttttgaataaacgaatctacggaAAATAGGAAACCCCGAATTTCGACAAGTGGTGCGCATGCAGTGCGCCACTTGTCGTAACGTGGtgaggtgggagtgatctttgtaAATAGTACTCCTTAGTTAGTGATTTATATATTTTCCAAAGTAAAAAAGCAAACATACCCATTGTGATCGGGTGCTGCTCTCGCTGGGAACAATAAGGCCCGCGTAGCCTACAACCCGCGTTCGGTCGCTaccatagtgggccggcccattagggcGCCTCGCTCGCTCGCCTACCAAGGACCTTTAGTGATGTGATCTCCTATACACCACTCTCCGGCAATTCTTCATCGTACCGAGGATCTCATCATATAGTCAACATGCTTTTCCAGCAACGCAAAACTTTAAATATAACACCAACGTAGATCCGAATACTTTTTTAAAACTTCGAACAcaaaacaatttttgaaatgcaAACATTAAAAAAATCATGTACAATTtttaaaatgcaaacattttttataGTTACAAAACATATGGAAACACGAACAATTTTTAGAAACATGACATTTGAAACTCCcaattttttaaattttcttttAACAATTTTGAAATAGGAACATTAGACaaaacattttttaatttttatgAACAGGAAACAGGAACATTGTTTGAAACTGCCGAACAAAATTTGAAGTCACGGGCATTTTTTGAAATCCTAAacatttttctcgaattttgaaaaatttaaaaaaaGACATTTTGAAAAACTTTTGAAAAATACAAACATTTATGAAATCCCCAAAGAATTTTTGAAACATGCAGAAATTTTTGGATTTTATGAGCAAACTTTTAGAACACGGTTTTTTTTTAAGTTTCGAATAAATTTCAGAAACCTGAACATTTTTTGACAAAAACTTGGAAAATCAACAAGAAACTAAGAACAGAAAAATGAAAAGCAATAGAAAAAGGGAGCatgaaaaagaaatggaaaaagagGAAAAGGAAAATGTAACTAAAAGACCCGTTCGGCAACCTTCTAGAAAGTTCGCAAAACCAGAAAAAAAAGAGTTCCCTAGACTGAAATGTGAAAGCTTTAGGTGGGAATACTAAAAATGGCTCGCTCCGGTCGCTTGTGTGCGTTTCTCCGACATTTTGACGCGAAATGCGTTAAATAGGATAGCCGTTCAGTGATACTTTTTCtgttccatattagttgtcgctgtGAGTATGTATGTGTATTGCACGTGTATTGAatttgtggcccacctcctagtcttatATAGTTGAGGTAGAGGTCTTCCCTTatattatatatacgtgcaccaaCACCTCATCAATACAATGTCCATTGTATTGCAAACTTTTCtgtctacatggtatcagagccaagaggtctcgaGTTCAAGAAccggctggcgcaattaaaatTGCAGTCCACTTTCGATCCACGTTTAAGactgagggagccacacgtgagggggagtgttgacgtataatgtgttgtctagtctcttccatcagattggttttttgattgcattggctagagcattgtgacgcccccgattcaatcgtacactaatcatacacgcaaacgtgtacgatcaagatcagggactcacgggaagatatcacaacacaactctacaaataaaataagtcatataaacatcatattacaagccagaggcctcgagggctcgaatacaagaactcgatcatagacaagtcagcggaagcaacaatatctgagtacagacataagtaaacaagtttgccttaagaaggctagcacaaactgggatacaaatcgaaaaagacgcaggcctcctgcctgggatcctcctaaactactcttggtcgtcgtcaccgggctgcacgtagtagtaggcacctcccgagtagtagtagtcgtcatcgacagtggcgtctggctcctgggctccaatgtctggtcgcagcaatcgggtatagaaagggggaaaagaaggagcaagcaaccgtgagtactcatccaaagtactcgcaagcaaggagctacactacatatgtatgcattggtatcaaatggaataagggtatcatatgtggactgaactgcagaatgccggaataagagggggatagctagtccttttgaagactacgcttctggtaacctccatcttgcagcaggagaagagagtagatggtaagttcaccaagtagcatcgtgtagcataatcctaaccgatgatcctctccttgtcgccctgttagagagcgaccaccgggttatatctggcacttggaagggtgtgttttattaagtatccggttctagttgtcataaggtcaaggtacaactccaagtcgtcctgttaccgaagatcacggctattcgaatagattaacttccctgcaggggtgcaccacataacccaacacgctcgatcccatttggccggacacactttcctgggtcatgcccggcctcggaagatcaacacgtcgcagccctacctaggcacaacagagaggtcagcacgccggtctaaatcctatggcgcaggggtctgggcccatcacccattgcacacctgcacgttgcgagggcggccggtaagtagaactagcccccttaatacaagagcaggcttacgttccaatccagcgcgcgccgctcagtcgctgacgtcacgaaggcttcggctgataccacgacgtcgagtgcccataactgtcctcgcgtagatggttagtgcgtataggccagtagccagactcagatcaaataccaagatctcattaagcgtgttatgtatctgcgaacgccgaccagggccaggcccaccttgtaggaaatatgccctagaggcaataataaattggttattattatatttccttgttcatgataatcgtttattatccatgctagaattgtattgataggaaactcagatacatgtgtggatacatagacaacaccatgtccctagtaagcctctagttgactagctcgttgatcaatagatggttacagtttcctgaccatggacattggatgtcgttgataacgggatcacatcattaggagaatgatgtgatggacaagacccaatcctaagcctagcacaagatcgtgtagttcgtttgctaaagcttttctaatgtcaagtatcatttccttagaccatgagattgtgcaactcccggataccgtaggagtgctttgggtgtgccaaacgtcacaacgtaactgggtggctataaaggtacattacaggtatctccgaaagtgtctgttgggttggcacgaatcgagactgggatttgtcactccgtgtaaacggagaggtatatctgggcccactcggtaggacatcatcataatatgcgcaatgtgatcaaggagttgatcacaggatgatgtgttacggaacgagtaaaagagacttgccggtaacgagattgaaccaggtatcgggataccgatgatcgaatctcgggcaagtatcgtaccgctagacaaagggaattgtatacatgattgattaagtccttgacatcgtggttcatccgatgagatcatcctggagcatgtgggagccaacatgggtatccagatcccgctgttggttattgaccggagaggtgtctcggtcatgtctgcatgtttcccgaacccgtagggtctacacacttaaggttcgatgacgctagggttatagggaaagtatgtacgcggttaccgaatgttgttcggagtcccggatgagatcccggacgtcacgaggagtccggaatggtccggaggtaaagattgatatataggaagtatggttttggccaccgaaattgtttcgggcatcaccggtagtgtaccgggaccaccggaggggtccgggggtccaccaggtggggccaccatccccggaggcctacatgggccaatagtgggaagggaccagcccctaggtgggctggggctcctccaaccaaggcccaaggcgcctccaagaggggaagggggcaaaccctagggcagatgggccctaaggcccaccctaggtgcgcctccccctctcccccttgtggccgcctcccagatgggatctaggggctgccgccacccctagggagggaaccctaggtgggggcgcaacccctcccctccccctatatatacttgaggtatgagggctgcccaacacacgaattctctccctgttggcgcagccctacccttctccctccttgtctctcgtagtgcttggcgaagccctgctggagtcccgcgctcctccaccaccaccacgccgtcgtgctgctactggatggagtcttccccaacctctccttctccccttgctggatcaaggcgtaggagacgtcaccgggctgtacgtgtgttgaatacggaggtgccgtccgttcgacactaggatcatcggtgatttggatcacggcgagtacgactccatcaacccgttcacttgaacgcttccgcttagcgatctacaagggtatgtggatgcactctccttcccctcgttgctagattactccatagattgatcttggtgatgcgtagaaaattttgaatttctgctacgttccccatcagtggcatcatgagctaggtctacgcgtagttactatgcacgagtagaacaaaaagtagttgtgggcgtcgatattgtcaattatcttgccgttactagtcttatcttgattcggcggcatcgtgggatgaagcggcccggaccaaccttacacatacgcttacgtgagaccggttccaccgactgacatgcactagttgcataaggtggctggcgggtgtctgtctctcccactttagtcggatcgggttcgatgaacagggtccttatgaagggtaaatagaaattggcaattcacgttatggttttggcgtaggtaagaaacgttcttgctagaaacctatagcagccacgtaaaaacttgcaacaacaattagaggacgtctaacttgtttttgcagcaagtgttttgtgatgtgatatggccaaaggatgtgatgaatgatatatgtgatgtatgagatgatcatgttcttataataggaatcacgacttgcatgtcgatgagtatgacaaccggcaggagccataggagttgtcttaatttatttatgacctgcgtgtcaatataaacgtcatgtaattactttactttattgctaaccgttagctgtagtagtagaagtaatagttggcgagacaacttcatgaagacacgatgatggagatcatgatgatggagatcatggtgtcatgccggtgacaacgatgatcatggagccccgaagatggagatcaaacagagcaaaatg
The window above is part of the Triticum aestivum cultivar Chinese Spring chromosome 2A, IWGSC CS RefSeq v2.1, whole genome shotgun sequence genome. Proteins encoded here:
- the LOC123185124 gene encoding uncharacterized protein, coding for MVFFCFLVDQRRKVRSSKPAAGICSRCGGCASVADMETATRLCYLLTVHRVTWRAIICTFCGAMLKSYRHYRLY